CCGCCGTATTTCTGGGCCGCTCCGTTTGCCAGATAGTTCAGCAGCGAAACGCCAAAGGTGGCTACGGCCGTGATCATGGCAGCGGACAGAACAACTCCGATAATCGTGACAATTGTCCGTGTGCGGCTCTTTTTCATGCCTTGCAGAGTAACTTTGTTGAAAATGTTCATGGTCTCACCCTCTCGTCTCGCACTACTTTTCCATCTGATATACCGATAATTCGGTCTGCTTGCATGGCAATATTTTCGTCATGCGTGACGAGGAGCAGGGTCTGACTATATTTTTTATTGCTTTCTTTCAGCAGCTTAATGATTTCATGTCCATTTCGGCTGTCCAAACTGCCCGTAGGTTCGTCGGCAAGCATGACCGCGGGGGCGTTCATCAACGCGCGTCCTATGGAAACGCGCTGTTGCTGACCGCCCGAAAGCTGATTGGGTAAATGCGTTTTGCGGTCTTTTAGACCAAGCAGTTCGAGCAAGTCATTCAGACGTTCCTCGTTGACCTTGCGCTTGTCCATCAGGATAGGCAAGGTGATATTTTCCACCACAGTTAGGGTAGGAATGAGGTTGTGAAACTGGTAAATCAGTCCGACCTGCCGCCTGCGGAAGATTGCGAGTTTTTCATTGTTTTTGGCATATACATCCTGACCGTCCAAATATACCTTTCCGCTTGTCGGCACGTCCACGCCGCCGATGATGTGAAGCAATGTGGATTTGCCTGAGCCTGAGGAGCCTATGATTGCAGTAAACTCCCCCTTTTCGATTGTAAGCGAAACATGGTCAAGCGCGGTAACTTGGTTTTCGCCCTTGCCGTAGATTTTGCATAAATTTTCAATTTTTAAAAACTCCATTATGTGAGTCTCCTTTCTCATGGTTTACCCATATAATAGCATCTTCAACTTACATTTCTGTGACTTTCAGGTGAGAGATTAGTCACTTTGGGAAACGAATGGCAAATATCGCGCCGCCCTGCTGGTGATTTTTTGCGGTAATCGTCCCTCCCTGCCGTGTTATAATCATCTTGCAGAGAGAAAGTCCAATCCCGTATCCTGTAGCGTTTGGGTTTTTTCCACGATAAAACCTGTCAAACAGGCAGGGTAAATCTTCTTTTTCAAAGCCCCCGCCGCTATCGTGGATGGCAATCTCGGTAAATAGTAGGTTGTCCGTGCAAATAATCTCAATCTTCCCGTTCTCGCCTGCGCTCTCCATGCAATTTTTGAGGATGTTTTGAATTGCTTCCGAAAGCCAACCTGAATCGCCTTGAATAATCATCCCTTTTGGTGCATCTATTTGAAAATCAATATCGTGCAGTTCCATTGGGATTAGAAACGGGCGAAGCGCGGCGCTTATCAAGTTGTTTGCATCTATCTGCTCGCTTTTGAACACCACAATGCCCGCGTCCAAGCGTGATAATTTCAATAGGGAAGTAATCAGCCAATCCATCCGCACAAGCAATTCCTCTGTTTCCCGCACAAATGTTTTCCGCTGGTTTTCATCAGGGTTATTCGCTAACAATGACAGAATGAGGTTAACGGATGTGAGCGGGGTTCGGAGTTGGTGGGCTATGTCGGCCAAGGAATCGGCAAGATGTTCTTTTTCTTTTTTCAGCACGTCGTTTTGCTCCCGAATGCGCAATGTCATTTTTGTTATCTCGCTGTGCAGAATGGAAAGTTCGCCCTCGTCCGATTCACCAATATACAGATGGTCAGCATTATGAAGCACAAGATCGATTTGATCTGAAATCCGTGCAATGCTTTTGTATCGAGCTTTGGTAAACGCGAAAAACGCTGTGCCAAAGGCGACGACAGAAACAATGGCAAGTATTCCCGCCGCAGTATTTATTGCAAATCCCAGCATTACAGCGGCGGTGGCCATTAAGGAGAATAAAATGACAAACTGCCGAAACTCTCTATTCCGAAGCATGCTCGCACCCCAATCTATACCCTGTCCCGCGAACGGTCAGAATTATTTGCGGGCTTGCTGGGTTGTTCTCTATCTTCTCCCGTAAGCGTTTGATGTACACGGTCAATGTATTATCATTAACAAACTCACCCGCCGCATCCCACAATTCGTCAAGTAGCCTGCCCCTCGTGATAATACTTTTGGGGCTTCCAATAAACACTAAGAGCAAGCGGTATTCTAATGCTGAAAGGAAAACCTCGTTGCCGCTTTTTTTCACAACGCCACTTGCCGTATCGACATAAAGCCCGCGGATTTCAAAAGCCGCCCCAGAACGCCCGCTTTTTCGCAGGGCGGTTCTAATTCGCGCAATCAATTCACGCGGACGAAAAGGCTTGGTGATATAGTCATCTGCGCCCATGTTCAGTCCTGTAACAACACTTGCTTCGTCGCCGGAAGCCGTCAGAAAGATAACGGGAACATCTTGCGTTTCTTTGATTTCCGTGCAAACTGTAAAGCCATTTCCATCAGGCAAAGAAATATCAATCAACGCCAAGTCAAATTTATTCCCAGCAAGTGCTTCAATGGCTTTACTCCGCGTAGGGACGTGAGTGACTGTAAATCCCTCCGAGCGGAGCAAAAGCACAAGGTTTTTAGCGATTGCCTTATCGTCCTCAACCAAAAATATACGTTTCATTTATTTTCACCATCCTTTACTTTACTGCTCCTATATCGTCCGTCAGCCGGTTTTTCAGTGTCAGCATAAACAAACCCTGTGATTTCCCAAATCTTGGCGGCTTTTTTTGTCGTTATATAATTCACGCATAACACCTCCATAACTCTATTGTATTTATTTTCACAGAAATTTACAAGCTGGGGTATAAAACAAAAAATACAGGTCAGATTATTTCTGCTCCTGTGGTTTTTCTTTTACCCGATGAGCCATGCCCCTACAATGTAATAGAAGAAGTCAATATTAAGAGAAAGAATGAAAATGGATATGGAACTAAAGGACTATAGCCCAAGGACCATAAAAAACTATATCGTCCACGTTAAGCCATATATTTCTAAAACTCTAATAGATTAAATATATGTGGTGTTGAAACGATCCGTGAAAAAACAGCTACAAGACAGTATTTTCCATTTTTGATGAACTATAAATCAAAAACGAACTACTATTATTAGGTATTCATGAGGAAATTTAGATTTTTCTACTGTATGGTTAATTTCAAGTCTAAAAGCATACGAACTGGCTTTTCGTAAATGCCAAGGCGATGATACAATAACTGCTGTTCTCAATCCTCTATCTTTCATAATTTTCTTTGAGTTTACTAAGTTTTCATATGTACCCTTTGCAAGTTTTTCACGGATTATACTGCAATTAGGCACTTCTAATTCAATCAAGGTTTGTGCTATGATATCTGCCTCAACATAGTTATTAGCGACTGCCGCACCAGTGCAAATAATCACTTCAACATACCTTCTCTTGTCTTTCTTTTATTCTTGTACGTTCATCCAACTCTACGTATATCCACTTTACGGTAATAATAGTATAATAAAGCATATAGCTTACATAGTGGCTATAAAATATGATGTAGTTAGTGAGGTAGTATATATGGCAAAGAGTATGTTAAAAAAGATTGAAGATTTATCTAGTAAAGCTGAATACAATGACTATAAAAAGATTGTAGATGAGATAAATCATATTAAATTTAACTCTTTAAACAAGGAGAAACTTTTATATAAATCAATAGAACTGAAAATAAAGGTTTCACAAGGAGTTTGTATTGATGAAATAATGATACAAGCCTTCGCACTTGTAAAAAAAGCAATTAGAATCGCCTTAGGCTTTGAGGCTTATGATGAGCAAATAATAGCTGGTATTGCAATGCATAGAGGAAGGCTTATTGAAATGCAGACCGGGGAAGGTAAAACAATAGCTGCAGTATTTCCTGCATATCTAAATGCACTTTCTGGCCTTGGTTGCCACATTCTTACTTTTAATGATTATCTTGCAGCTCGTGACGCAGTGTGGATGGGTCCAATATATGAAATGCTTGGGCTTACGGTAGGTTTTGTGCAGGATAATATGAAAACGCAGGATAAACAAAAGGCTTATTTATGTGATGTTACTTATATAACAGCAAAAGTAGCTGGATTTGATTATCTAAGAGACTCAATTTGTTATGAAAAAAGCGAATGTATCCAGCGTCCCTTTAATTTTGTTATTGTGGATGAAGCGGACTCTATAATAATTGATGAAGCAAAAATACCATTTGTAATTGCAGCAGGAGGATATCAAAATGATAATACTCTTTCGCCGACTATGGATATTATAAAAGGGCTGAAACCTAAAATTCATTATGACAAGGATGAGTATGAAAGAAATGCATTTCTAACAGAAATAGGATTAAACCTTGTGGAAGCGCAACTATGTTGTGATAATCTATACTCTGATGAAAATATTAAATTGCTTAATGAAGTACATAATACACTTTATGCAGAAGTTATATTAAAAAAGGACATAGATTATATTGTACGAGATAATAAAATTGAAATGGTAGATGAATTTACTGGGCGTATAGCAGAAAATAGGCATTGGCCAGATCAGATTCAAGAAGCTCTTGAGGCTAAGGAAAAACTTGAGTTTAAATCCAAGGGGAGAATTATGAATCAGATAACTCTTCAAAGTTTTATTATGCTTTATAAAAAAGTTGCTGGAATGACAGCCACAGCTATGGATTCTGCTGAGGAGATTAGCGAGTTTTATGGGCTTGAAGTGTTTGTTATCCCTTCACATGTACCTTGCAACAGAATAGATTATCCAGATGTAATCTTCACTCATAAGGAAGCAAAGTATAAGGCTTTAATAAATGAGATTACAAGAGTACATGCAACTGGGCAACCTATTTTAATTGGAAATTCAAGTGTATTGGAATCAGATTACTTGGCACTAAAATTAAAAAAGATTGGTATTGAGTGCCAGATCTTAAATGCTAAAAATGATGAGCTAGAAGCAGAAATCATTGAACAGGCAGGCGTAATAGGTGCAGTTACTGTTTCAACTAATATGGCTGGAAGAGGTGCTGACATAAAATTAGGTGGAACAAAATGCGAAAGTAGAGATAAGGTTATTGCCTTAGGTGGATTGTACGTTATTGGGACAAATAGATACGAGAGTAGGCGTATTGATAAGCAACTTAGAGGTAGGGCTGGTCGTCAAGGTGATGTTGGCATGTTCAGGTTCTTTATAAGCTTAGAAGACGATTTGATTAAAAAGTATGGGATTGATAAGATAATCCCTGCATATATTAGACCAAAAAATCAAGAAGAACCAATTGATGACCCTAGAATAGCACGTAAGATAGACCAGGTACAGAGAATTATTCAAGGTCAGAATTCTGATTTACGTAGAGCTCTATGGAAATACTCTTCATTATTAGAAAGTCATCGGCTCCAGGTATACCGTAGGCGGTTGGAGATACTAGAGGATATTGATCCCCTTAATGTTCTAGAAAATGAAAATCAAAAACTTTATGAAAAATTAAATACACTATTTGGTGAAAAATGTATAAATAAACTTGAAAAACAAGTGGCTTTATATAATATAGATGAAAGCTTTGCTAATTACCTGGCTGAGGTAGTCATTATTCAAGAGGGTATAAATTTAAACATCATTGGCGGTAAAAACCCTCTTAGGGTACTTCAAAGAGAAACAAATTTATGCTTTAATTCTTTGCAGCAGGACATATTAGAAAATATTTTAATAGATTTTACCAATATGGAATTATCAGAAAGTGGACTCTTAAGTTTACACGAGCGAATAGAACCACCTACCTCGACTTGGACTTATCTTGTTAAAGACAATGCTATTATGGATTCGCTTAGTTCGATACTAACCGGAAGTTTAGGTGGTGGAAGTGTTCATATTGCAACATTTGCAGGAGCCCCTATTGTATCTATAATAGGATTCATTAAAAAAAATTCAATATCTATAAGAAATAAATTTAAATTCAAATAATAAATACACATTATTCTTTTAACCTGTGTATTCTCGTAGGTTTATTATTTGAACTTATTACTTGGAGGAATAGCGATATTTGTGGTAGTGAGCACAGACATTAATATATATTTGATCATTTTTTATTGTCTTAAAATATTTATTGATATACTAAAAATATTTTTTGATCAAAATTTACTACGCAAATATATGCCAACTCCAAGTTGTAAGATGCTATTTATGAATATATATCCAACAATTATATAAGCATAATTATTCATTCCAAAAAAAGAAAGTACGCAACCTGCTATCATTCCCAAAACTAGCATTACATCCGTTGTGATACTAGCTGATTTACCAGCTATAAACTGGTTTCTCTCATCTGAAATTGCATTATTAAATTGTTGTGAAGCTTTATCATTTTTTTCATCGCGCTGTAGTTTAAGTGCACCTAACAAAAATACAATTCCAACTGCAATTAACTCAAACCCAACTCTGAGCATTCTATAATAAATTACACCGTCATTCTGAAATATAGCCCCTACTATTATAAATACTAGACCCCATAAAGCAATCATACCATAGAAAAAAGTCGTTTTAATTTGTCTCGTATTCATATATTACTCTCCTCATATATAAAAATTTCTTCAACATTCATTTTAAAATATCTTGCAATTTTAAAAGCAAGAATAATAGATGGATTATATCTTCCATTTTCAAGCGAACCTATTGTTTGTCTTGATACTTGCAAAATTTCTGCTAATTCTTCTTGCTTAACCCCTCTCTGTTTTCTTAACTCTTCAAGTCTATTTTTCATTTCTTGGTACTCCCCTCTGAATGTATGGAAAGCTATCTTTCCATAACTAATATATCATTGAATTTTTCCAATGTCAAGTCTACTTTCCATAGATTTCAAAAAACTAGGCGTTAACTACTTTCATAAACTGATATTTTGTACGTCAAGAAAAACACAGCCCTATAAAAGTAATTATTTTACTTTATAGGGCTGTAATCACGTAGTTTTTTGTCTAATAAATTGCATTTGTTTTTTATTTTAAATCTATTTTTTTAATTTCCTAATTCTCTTATATTATTTTTCATCTTTTCCAAATTTTCATTTGTTTTTAAATCTTTTATTGGATATGTGATAAGAGTTAAAATCCCTAAAATAATAATATTCGCTACAATTGCACTTTTTATATATTTATTAAAGTTGAATTTTTCTAGTTCCACTTTAATTAATTTAATCATTTCATAGCCCCTTTATTAATTATTTGATTCTATTAATTAAATGATTATTTAAAATAAATGTCCTTATGTAAAGGTATCCCCTTGCGTAGAGTTGAAAAAAGCTATAATATTTATTAGTAATATCTATACATTTTAGGAACTTCACTTCCACTCATATATTCATGGTTATCTTCTATATATAAATTATCATTAGTTCCTGTAACTGTAAACACAACAGAACTATTCAGTGCACCTGTTACTAACTTTCCATCAGCATCAAACATCTTAAAATCATAAACCATATATACAAATATCTTTCCATTAATTTTATGTTGATTAATTTCAGTTGACTTGAAAGAAATTTTAATAGGTTTCTTACACTGGTACAGTTCACACATAATATAACCATTTGTATCTTTATAAACATCCTTAGACATATGTTTTGCCATCTCAGAATCATATTTTGAACTTGTATAAGCTTTATTTACTAAATCATTTATATTAATATATTTGTTAGGTCTATAACTAACATATTTATAACCTAAACATGTTGCAATTATTATTGCAATTATTAAATAGTGTTTTTTATTATATATTCTATTTTTATACATTTGATTTCACCTCCAAACCATTTAAGTTTGAATAGTATACAATATTATTATCAATACAAAGTTTATTTTAAAATTTATACAGATTCCTCTTTTTCTGTAATGTACCATTCACCTTTTATATTTTCAATAGTAAATGTAATTGGTATATTTGATGAACCCCCTAAAAGATTGTTTTGTAAATCCATTACTTTAACTGGATAAGCATTATATATATTTGTTCTTTCAAATACTTGTTGTGACATATGTTTAGGCAATTCATTAGTGTATCCTTTATTAGTCAAAAATGCTTCTTTTACTAAATTGTAAGTATCTGGTTGTGAAAACCATCCAGGCATAATCTTAGTATATGAATAAGTACTCATAATGCCTAGGCATAGTACAATTCCTATACTTAGTATTATATTTTTTTTAATATATTGCTTCATTTTATTAAACATATATACACCCCTTTTTTATTCCAACCCTTCTTTGTAAACTTCATGATTTTCTACAATTTTGACTAATCATAGGGAAGGAATATACGTTCACTACAATTACATTCATTTCAATTTTTCCTCCAATTTCTTACTAACACTATATATTTAACTATAACACAATTACCATAAATTAAGAATATTTTTACCATATATAGGATTGAATTGGCTTTTAATGTTCCAAAAATGATTGTTTTTACTTTCTCCATTGCATTGTATTTCATTGCATTTTTTGGTAATATGATACTAATAGATTAGCACAAAAATATATCACTTAAGGAGAGTTAACCGTCATTCAGTATTGCGTAACTTGATGGCTATGTGGTGTCACCCCCCTATATATAATAGAATAATAAAAGGAGTTGATTTTAACAATGAAAGCTATACTTATTTGTGATAGTGATATTAAAACTGAAAATAGTGACTCTTTACAGATATCATTGATGCAACTATTTTTACAAAGAAATATTGAAATAGAATTGTTTGAGATTAATAGGGATAACGTAAAAAACTGCATAGGATGTTTCGGATGTTGGATAAAAACCCCAGGGGAATGTGTTATTGATGATTCATTAAATAGCATTAATAAAGCATATGTTAATTCAGATTTAGCTATTTATCTTACTCCAGTAGTTTTTGGACAATACAGCTCTAATATAAAGAATGTTATAGATAGATTTATTCCAACTGTTTTACCTTTCTTTGAAAAAAAGAATGGTACCACAGCTCATCCTAAAAGATATGAGAAATACCCAAAGCAAATATTGATAGGGTATAGTGATGACTTAACAAAAGAAGAAAAAGACACATTTATTACTTTAACCAGTGGTAAGTATACTAAAAGCTTTGATAAAGTTTTACTATCTGTTTCAGATAAAGATAATGAAAATATTATTAATCAGATATTGTAGAAGGAGGTATTTATTATTATGAAAAATATTTGTTTTATTAATGGAAGTCCCAAAGGAAAAGGATCAAATTCACTCCTTTTTCTTAACAGACTGGATGAAGATATGAATGAAAACAATTATAATAGATTTTATATTCATGTTACCTCAAGTATTCATTCTGGCAAAATTGAAGAGGATTTTAAAACAATGTCCCATGCAGATGTCATCGTTTTTGCCTTCCCTCTATATGTTTTTTCTCTGCCTGGTGTATTAATGAGATTTTTAGAAGATTATTATATATACTTGAAAAACAATAATAAATCACCTGAAAATGTACGAGTATACGCCATTGTAAATTGCGGGTTTCCCGAACCTACAATAAATGATGAAGCTATTCGAGTGTTAAAAAATTTTTGTGTTAGATTGAATTTAAATTGGAGATTTGCTGTTTCGATAGGCATGGGAGAGGTAGTAGGCTCAACAAAAGACATAAAGTTCATGCAAAGGCTATGCTCAAAAATATACTCTTCACTCTACGAAATTAATAAGGACATTGAAAACAACATTGAGACACTTGTTGAAAATAAATATGTAGCACCAAACTTTCCGATATTTTTATTCGGAGAAATCGGAAAATTAAATTGGATAAATACTGCAAAAAAAAATGGGCTATCTAAGAATGACTTGTATAAAAAGCCTTACATGACTTAAATGTTTCATTAAGTATGAGGGTTAACAACTTTTGAAATATTAGAACTGTTAACCCTTTCCAACTACATAGTTATAAATGATTTAGTTGCTCCTATATAAACTAATAAACAAAAGTAACTCAATTACAATTATAATATTCTTCAACATCAAAACGATCTGCATTCATTACCTTATTCCATGCAGCTACAAAATCTTGTATGAACTTTTCCTCATTGCCCTTAGATGCATAAACCTGCGCAACTGCGCGAAGTTGTGAATTTGATCCAAATATAAGATCAACTCTTGTTGCTGTCCACTTCATCTTCTCTGTTTCTCTATCGGAACCCATGAATTTTTCCGTACATTCAGGTATCACCTTCCACAGTGTATTAATATCAAGAAGGTTTACAAAAAAATCATTTGTAAGACATTCTTCCCGCTTTGTAAACACCCCATCCTTTGATTGTTTATAATTAGTATTTAACACACGCATACCACCAATTAATACTGTAATTTCTGGAATAGTTAGTGTTAATAATTGAGCTCTATCAATTAACATTTCCTCTGATGTTACTGCATACTTATCTTTTATATAGTTTCTAAATCCATCTGCCTTAGGCTCAAGAACACTAAATGCATTTATATCTGTTTCCTCTTGG
This window of the Clostridium estertheticum genome carries:
- a CDS encoding helix-turn-helix transcriptional regulator; translation: MKNRLEELRKQRGVKQEELAEILQVSRQTIGSLENGRYNPSIILAFKIARYFKMNVEEIFIYEESNI
- a CDS encoding response regulator transcription factor translates to MKRIFLVEDDKAIAKNLVLLLRSEGFTVTHVPTRSKAIEALAGNKFDLALIDISLPDGNGFTVCTEIKETQDVPVIFLTASGDEASVVTGLNMGADDYITKPFRPRELIARIRTALRKSGRSGAAFEIRGLYVDTASGVVKKSGNEVFLSALEYRLLLVFIGSPKSIITRGRLLDELWDAAGEFVNDNTLTVYIKRLREKIENNPASPQIILTVRGTGYRLGCEHASE
- a CDS encoding DUF2178 domain-containing protein, which encodes MNTRQIKTTFFYGMIALWGLVFIIVGAIFQNDGVIYYRMLRVGFELIAVGIVFLLGALKLQRDEKNDKASQQFNNAISDERNQFIAGKSASITTDVMLVLGMIAGCVLSFFGMNNYAYIIVGYIFINSILQLGVGIYLRSKF
- a CDS encoding ABC transporter ATP-binding protein, which encodes MEFLKIENLCKIYGKGENQVTALDHVSLTIEKGEFTAIIGSSGSGKSTLLHIIGGVDVPTSGKVYLDGQDVYAKNNEKLAIFRRRQVGLIYQFHNLIPTLTVVENITLPILMDKRKVNEERLNDLLELLGLKDRKTHLPNQLSGGQQQRVSIGRALMNAPAVMLADEPTGSLDSRNGHEIIKLLKESNKKYSQTLLLVTHDENIAMQADRIIGISDGKVVRDERVRP
- a CDS encoding flavodoxin family protein; translation: MKAILICDSDIKTENSDSLQISLMQLFLQRNIEIELFEINRDNVKNCIGCFGCWIKTPGECVIDDSLNSINKAYVNSDLAIYLTPVVFGQYSSNIKNVIDRFIPTVLPFFEKKNGTTAHPKRYEKYPKQILIGYSDDLTKEEKDTFITLTSGKYTKSFDKVLLSVSDKDNENIINQIL
- a CDS encoding YdcF family protein, coding for MIICTGAAVANNYVEADIIAQTLIELEVPNCSIIREKLAKGTYENLVNSKKIMKDRGLRTAVIVSSPWHLRKASSYAFRLEINHTVEKSKFPHEYLIIVVRF
- a CDS encoding accessory Sec system translocase SecA2, translated to MAKSMLKKIEDLSSKAEYNDYKKIVDEINHIKFNSLNKEKLLYKSIELKIKVSQGVCIDEIMIQAFALVKKAIRIALGFEAYDEQIIAGIAMHRGRLIEMQTGEGKTIAAVFPAYLNALSGLGCHILTFNDYLAARDAVWMGPIYEMLGLTVGFVQDNMKTQDKQKAYLCDVTYITAKVAGFDYLRDSICYEKSECIQRPFNFVIVDEADSIIIDEAKIPFVIAAGGYQNDNTLSPTMDIIKGLKPKIHYDKDEYERNAFLTEIGLNLVEAQLCCDNLYSDENIKLLNEVHNTLYAEVILKKDIDYIVRDNKIEMVDEFTGRIAENRHWPDQIQEALEAKEKLEFKSKGRIMNQITLQSFIMLYKKVAGMTATAMDSAEEISEFYGLEVFVIPSHVPCNRIDYPDVIFTHKEAKYKALINEITRVHATGQPILIGNSSVLESDYLALKLKKIGIECQILNAKNDELEAEIIEQAGVIGAVTVSTNMAGRGADIKLGGTKCESRDKVIALGGLYVIGTNRYESRRIDKQLRGRAGRQGDVGMFRFFISLEDDLIKKYGIDKIIPAYIRPKNQEEPIDDPRIARKIDQVQRIIQGQNSDLRRALWKYSSLLESHRLQVYRRRLEILEDIDPLNVLENENQKLYEKLNTLFGEKCINKLEKQVALYNIDESFANYLAEVVIIQEGINLNIIGGKNPLRVLQRETNLCFNSLQQDILENILIDFTNMELSESGLLSLHERIEPPTSTWTYLVKDNAIMDSLSSILTGSLGGGSVHIATFAGAPIVSIIGFIKKNSISIRNKFKFK
- a CDS encoding sensor histidine kinase yields the protein MLRNREFRQFVILFSLMATAAVMLGFAINTAAGILAIVSVVAFGTAFFAFTKARYKSIARISDQIDLVLHNADHLYIGESDEGELSILHSEITKMTLRIREQNDVLKKEKEHLADSLADIAHQLRTPLTSVNLILSLLANNPDENQRKTFVRETEELLVRMDWLITSLLKLSRLDAGIVVFKSEQIDANNLISAALRPFLIPMELHDIDFQIDAPKGMIIQGDSGWLSEAIQNILKNCMESAGENGKIEIICTDNLLFTEIAIHDSGGGFEKEDLPCLFDRFYRGKNPNATGYGIGLSLCKMIITRQGGTITAKNHQQGGAIFAIRFPK
- a CDS encoding NAD(P)H-dependent oxidoreductase encodes the protein MKNICFINGSPKGKGSNSLLFLNRLDEDMNENNYNRFYIHVTSSIHSGKIEEDFKTMSHADVIVFAFPLYVFSLPGVLMRFLEDYYIYLKNNNKSPENVRVYAIVNCGFPEPTINDEAIRVLKNFCVRLNLNWRFAVSIGMGEVVGSTKDIKFMQRLCSKIYSSLYEINKDIENNIETLVENKYVAPNFPIFLFGEIGKLNWINTAKKNGLSKNDLYKKPYMT